A genomic window from Nitrososphaerota archaeon includes:
- a CDS encoding trypsin-like peptidase domain-containing protein translates to MIYRRRGVASQYWALLVIVVIATSAATYLVVSQGTKTGNQTTNPSSEQLQALVNSLENQNAQLRAQLASGTPTVNSTILGLNPVAIYKAAFPSVVTLEGVQTSSTGNTTILGSGFVTTFQGSEYIVTNYHVVQNVADLTVTFSNGDAYPASVVGKDPYVDLAVVSSQAPSSEFHPLLIGSSSQLQVGQPVVAIGNPFGLSGSMTFGIVSQLGRTLGESLAGNFAIADVIQFSAPINPGNSGGPLLNANGSVFGITTAIVGGSQGVGFAIPSDAIERELPSLVATGGYTRHSLMGIHAADMNYQLAQLQGTNVTYGVLIQNVTSGGPAATAGLRGGTSTSTVQGTQYSIGGDIIVAINGTKILNSDGLSAYLQEKTIPGQTIAVQIIRSGQMTIINVVLGTRPPPP, encoded by the coding sequence CAACCAACCCCAGCTCGGAACAGCTGCAGGCGCTCGTCAATTCTCTTGAGAACCAGAACGCCCAGCTCAGGGCACAGCTGGCCTCTGGCACTCCGACGGTGAACAGCACCATCCTGGGGCTCAACCCGGTCGCCATCTACAAGGCGGCGTTCCCCAGCGTAGTAACGCTTGAAGGGGTCCAGACCTCTTCCACGGGGAACACGACCATACTCGGCTCTGGGTTTGTTACAACATTCCAGGGGTCTGAATACATCGTGACGAACTACCACGTGGTCCAGAACGTGGCCGACCTGACAGTGACCTTCTCGAACGGGGACGCGTATCCTGCCAGCGTCGTGGGCAAGGATCCCTACGTCGACCTGGCCGTTGTCTCGTCTCAGGCGCCTTCCAGCGAATTCCACCCGCTTCTGATTGGGAGCTCTTCGCAGCTCCAGGTGGGTCAGCCTGTAGTCGCCATAGGGAACCCGTTTGGACTCTCTGGTTCGATGACCTTCGGAATCGTCAGCCAGCTCGGGAGGACCCTGGGCGAGTCGCTCGCAGGGAACTTCGCCATAGCTGACGTCATCCAGTTCAGTGCTCCGATCAATCCTGGCAACTCGGGAGGCCCTCTGCTCAACGCCAACGGGAGCGTCTTTGGGATTACGACGGCCATAGTCGGCGGCTCTCAGGGGGTGGGCTTCGCGATACCCTCGGACGCCATCGAGAGGGAACTGCCTTCACTCGTTGCCACCGGCGGTTACACTCGGCATTCTTTGATGGGAATCCATGCGGCCGACATGAACTACCAGCTGGCGCAGCTGCAGGGGACCAACGTCACCTACGGCGTCCTGATTCAAAACGTGACGAGCGGTGGACCGGCGGCTACGGCAGGCCTCCGGGGCGGAACGAGCACCTCCACCGTCCAGGGGACGCAGTACTCGATCGGCGGTGACATCATAGTGGCGATCAATGGCACGAAGATCCTCAATTCCGACGGACTATCCGCCTACCTTCAGGAGAAGACGATTCCTGGCCAGACAATCGCAGTCCAGATAATCAGGTCTGGGCAGATGACGATAATCAACGTCGTCCTGGGGACCCGGCCGCCACCCCCCTAG